A single Tenacibaculum sp. Bg11-29 DNA region contains:
- the uvrA gene encoding excinuclease ABC subunit UvrA yields MKEQEYIEVYGARAHNLKNIDVKIPREKLVVITGLSGSGKSSLAFDTIYAEGQRRYIETFSAYARQFLGGLERPDVDKIDGLSPVISIEQKTTNKSPRSTVGTITEIYDFLRLLFSRASDAYSFNTNEKMVSYSDEQIRQLILKDFNEKRIAILAPLIKSRKGHYRELFEQISKQGFVRVRVDGEIKEIEKGMKLDRYKTHDIEVVIDRLVVNEKSDKRLEETIKTALYTGNNILMVVDVDNEKPRYFSRELMCPTTGIAYPNPEPNTFSFNSPRGACSNCNGLGTTNEINEQKVIPDHTISIKNGGIIPLGDQKSSWIFKQLQTIADRHDFKLTDPINKIPANAMNIILHGGNDKFEINSKDLGVTRNYEIDFEGIIAFIENQYKNAESTSIKRWAKDFMDEVKCSTCNGNRLKKEALHFKFTDKSISDLAQMDITELAAWFKDIESRLSDKQLKIASEILKEIRTRIQFLLDVGLDYLTLDRTSKSLSGGEAQRIRLATQIGSQLVGVLYILDEPSIGLHQRDNEKLINSLIKLRDVGNSVLVVEHDKDMIEQADFVLDIGPGAGIHGGEIVSEGTFDDLKTHSTLTADYLTGRKQIAVPKKRREGNGNFIKLSGATGNNLKNVSVKLPLGQMICVTGVSGSGKSTLINETLYPILNAHIYRGVKKPMPYKKIEGLEHIDKVIDIDQSPIGRTPRSNPATYTGTFGEIRSLFAKTPEAAIRGYKPGRFSFNVKGGRCETCQGGGVRVIEMNFLPDVHVECETCQGKRFNRETLEIRYKGKSISDILNMTIDDATNFFELIPKIYRKLKTIQDVGLGYITLGQQSTTLSGGEAQRIKLASELSKRDTGNTFYILDEPTTGLHFEDIRVLMDVLNKLSDKGNTVLIIEHNMDVIKLADYVIDIGMEGGKNGGNVLVTGSPEKVAKHKTSYTAKFLKKEL; encoded by the coding sequence TTGAAAGAACAAGAGTACATAGAAGTATACGGAGCTAGAGCTCACAATTTAAAAAACATCGATGTTAAAATTCCTCGTGAAAAGCTAGTCGTTATTACTGGTTTAAGCGGTAGCGGAAAATCATCATTAGCTTTTGACACTATTTATGCTGAAGGACAGCGACGTTATATAGAAACTTTTTCTGCCTATGCTCGTCAGTTTTTAGGAGGCTTAGAAAGACCTGATGTTGATAAAATAGACGGATTATCTCCCGTTATTTCTATTGAACAAAAGACTACGAATAAAAGTCCACGATCAACAGTAGGTACAATTACAGAAATTTACGATTTTCTTCGTTTACTTTTTTCTCGAGCCTCAGATGCTTATTCTTTTAATACCAATGAAAAAATGGTTAGTTATTCTGATGAACAAATCAGGCAACTAATTTTAAAAGATTTTAACGAAAAACGTATTGCAATTCTTGCACCTTTAATCAAATCTAGAAAAGGTCATTACCGTGAACTTTTTGAACAAATTTCCAAACAAGGTTTCGTTAGAGTTCGTGTAGATGGAGAAATAAAGGAAATTGAAAAAGGCATGAAACTAGACCGATATAAAACCCACGATATTGAAGTGGTTATTGATCGTTTAGTTGTTAATGAAAAATCAGACAAACGTTTAGAAGAAACCATTAAAACAGCTTTATATACTGGTAATAATATTTTAATGGTTGTTGATGTTGATAATGAGAAACCTCGTTATTTTAGTAGAGAACTAATGTGTCCTACTACCGGAATAGCATACCCTAATCCTGAACCAAATACGTTTTCTTTCAATTCACCTAGAGGAGCCTGCTCAAATTGTAACGGATTAGGGACTACGAATGAAATTAATGAACAAAAAGTAATACCAGATCATACAATCTCAATTAAAAACGGAGGAATTATTCCTTTAGGAGATCAAAAAAGTAGTTGGATTTTTAAACAATTACAAACAATTGCCGACAGACATGACTTTAAACTTACCGATCCAATAAATAAAATTCCGGCAAATGCTATGAATATTATTTTACATGGTGGTAATGATAAGTTTGAAATTAACTCTAAAGATCTAGGCGTAACTAGAAATTATGAAATTGATTTTGAAGGAATTATTGCCTTTATAGAAAATCAATATAAAAATGCAGAAAGCACCTCTATTAAACGTTGGGCAAAAGACTTTATGGATGAAGTTAAATGCTCTACATGCAATGGTAATAGGTTAAAAAAAGAAGCCTTGCACTTTAAATTCACTGATAAAAGTATTAGTGATTTAGCGCAAATGGATATTACTGAATTAGCTGCTTGGTTTAAAGATATTGAAAGTAGACTTTCAGATAAACAATTAAAAATAGCTTCTGAAATTTTAAAAGAAATTAGAACTAGAATCCAGTTTTTATTAGATGTAGGTTTAGATTATTTAACTTTAGATAGAACCTCTAAATCTCTTTCTGGTGGTGAAGCACAACGAATTAGATTAGCAACTCAAATAGGTTCGCAATTAGTTGGTGTTTTATATATTTTAGACGAACCAAGTATTGGTTTGCATCAACGAGACAATGAAAAACTAATTAATTCTCTAATTAAATTACGTGATGTTGGTAACTCTGTTTTAGTTGTTGAACATGATAAAGACATGATCGAACAAGCTGATTTTGTTTTAGATATTGGTCCTGGAGCAGGAATACATGGAGGTGAAATTGTAAGCGAAGGAACTTTTGATGATTTAAAAACACACAGCACTTTAACTGCAGACTATTTAACAGGCAGAAAACAAATTGCTGTTCCTAAAAAACGAAGAGAAGGAAATGGTAATTTTATTAAACTTTCTGGAGCTACCGGAAATAACTTAAAAAATGTTTCTGTAAAACTTCCTTTAGGTCAAATGATTTGTGTTACAGGGGTATCAGGAAGCGGAAAATCTACTTTAATAAACGAAACTTTATACCCTATTTTAAACGCTCATATTTATCGTGGCGTAAAAAAACCAATGCCTTATAAAAAGATTGAAGGGCTTGAACATATTGATAAGGTTATAGATATTGATCAATCTCCTATCGGAAGAACACCTCGTTCAAACCCTGCAACATACACTGGTACATTTGGTGAAATTAGAAGTTTATTTGCTAAAACTCCTGAAGCTGCAATTAGAGGTTACAAACCTGGTCGTTTTAGTTTTAATGTAAAAGGAGGTCGTTGCGAAACTTGTCAAGGTGGTGGAGTTCGAGTAATTGAAATGAACTTTTTGCCTGATGTTCATGTAGAATGTGAAACCTGCCAAGGAAAACGTTTTAATAGAGAAACATTAGAAATTCGATACAAAGGAAAATCTATTTCTGACATATTGAATATGACTATTGATGATGCTACAAATTTCTTTGAACTCATCCCTAAAATATATCGTAAGTTAAAAACAATTCAAGATGTTGGATTAGGATATATAACACTAGGGCAACAATCTACTACTCTTTCTGGAGGAGAAGCACAACGTATAAAATTAGCTTCTGAATTATCAAAAAGAGATACAGGAAATACATTTTATATTTTAGATGAACCTACTACTGGATTACATTTTGAAGATATTCGTGTGTTAATGGATGTTTTAAATAAATTATCAGATAAAGGAAATACCGTATTAATTATTGAACACAACATGGATGTTATTAAACTTGCTGATTATGTTATTGACATCGGTATGGAAGGTGGTAAAAATGGAGGTAACGTTCTTGTTACTGGATCTCCTGAAAAAGTAGCCAAACACAAAACTAGTTATACTGCTAAGTTTTTGAAGAAGGAACTATAA
- a CDS encoding M48 family metallopeptidase, translating into MKEEHYLLFENYLSGNLSNEELSLFNDKLISNIEFKEGFILYRATSLFLKEKNENEDSKRGFEKKLKKISEKNFRKHNANKKIKKIFHFKYGIVASLLLLFTTYFFLTTSKPTYKNFVTYNTIDLTERSSNQLLTKAQKAFNIKDFKTSTKYFNQILAKDKNNTEIQLYNSFSLIELNKFTEAEKNLHLIYNGKSAYKNNALWYLALSKLKQEDYSSCILLLKKISEKSPHCKTAKKLLSKLE; encoded by the coding sequence ATGAAAGAGGAGCATTATTTACTTTTTGAGAACTATTTATCAGGTAACTTATCTAATGAAGAGTTATCTCTTTTTAATGATAAACTTATTTCTAATATAGAATTTAAAGAAGGGTTTATTCTATACAGAGCAACTTCTTTATTTTTGAAAGAAAAAAATGAAAATGAAGATTCTAAAAGAGGTTTTGAAAAAAAATTAAAAAAAATCTCAGAGAAAAACTTCAGAAAACATAACGCAAATAAAAAAATAAAAAAAATATTTCACTTCAAATACGGTATCGTAGCTAGCTTACTTCTTCTTTTTACAACCTATTTTTTCTTAACAACATCTAAACCTACCTATAAAAATTTTGTTACCTACAACACTATTGATCTTACAGAAAGAAGTAGCAACCAATTGTTAACAAAAGCTCAAAAAGCTTTTAACATTAAAGATTTTAAGACCTCAACTAAGTATTTTAATCAAATTTTAGCAAAAGACAAAAACAACACCGAAATTCAACTATACAATAGTTTTTCTCTAATCGAATTAAATAAATTTACAGAAGCTGAGAAAAATTTACACTTAATTTACAATGGTAAATCAGCATATAAAAATAATGCCCTTTGGTATTTAGCACTAAGTAAACTTAAACAAGAGGATTATTCATCGTGTATTCTTTTATTAAAAAAAATTTCAGAAAAATCACCACACTGTAAAACAGCTAAAAAACTACTTTCTAAACTAGAATAA
- a CDS encoding RNA polymerase sigma factor has translation MSQQKIHKDQKYIDGLAQNNSFIIQSIYDNFAPKIIHYIKNNNGNSANAQDIIQEVLTTIYQQATIKKLQLTCPFDAYFFLLCKRKWINELKKKLNKEVTTLDNTLSKHISVDELIFETSIDDEKYILFNKMFQKLGNTCKNLLNMCFKTKSMDEVALKLDISYAYARKKKSLCIGKLTEYIRESSNFQRIKNNL, from the coding sequence ATGTCTCAACAAAAAATACACAAGGACCAAAAATATATTGATGGATTAGCTCAAAACAATTCTTTTATTATTCAATCTATATACGATAATTTTGCCCCTAAAATAATTCACTACATTAAAAACAATAATGGTAATAGTGCAAACGCCCAAGATATTATTCAAGAAGTTCTAACTACAATATATCAACAAGCAACTATTAAGAAACTGCAATTAACATGTCCTTTTGATGCCTATTTTTTTTTATTATGTAAACGAAAATGGATTAATGAACTAAAGAAAAAATTAAATAAAGAGGTAACAACTTTAGATAATACTTTATCTAAACATATAAGTGTGGATGAACTTATCTTTGAAACATCGATTGACGATGAAAAATATATTTTATTTAACAAAATGTTTCAAAAGCTAGGCAACACATGTAAAAATCTACTGAATATGTGCTTTAAGACAAAATCGATGGATGAAGTTGCTCTAAAACTAGACATTTCATATGCATACGCACGTAAAAAAAAATCTTTATGTATAGGGAAACTCACTGAGTATATTAGAGAGTCTTCTAATTTTCAACGAATAAAAAACAATTTATAA
- a CDS encoding PKD domain-containing protein — MRKCDILFWLLFLPIVLFAQDFLKKDTVSNLAVIKYKVKGNQLNFTPEAPLLNQVSGAPKAFYSYFWEFGDGHYSKKKTPVHIYEKKGNYKVKLWVTNHYDSGKPPATRPQTISISKIFKEGIDIASMSDDFKIQKNREPIPEEKMVVTMSYKNTKNYVTSGKLFFFYNEHKYKDNNFEIINTRTHYNEKKEEEIEAIVYANDVDKQEKLYASLLNEVEEYPIQVLDSTRTDLLKTIEESKNYYKNWSIFNFDQMNSNDERNIFFTLKTTPEMLKDTSAIISIRGVYVPDSSYKNHKVKEMEMEIVTSHDPNKMSSNGTFLNYRLVRFKTLKYKIRFQNDGEGPAKTIRLETDIPRMLDKSTIKVLDMYPKCEICPKKKVNYSCLDTMFTKEQIIFTFRNIYLPGSNQKNIKEKDSTKGFVKYSVKFDKDFHKKKTSSGTAIIFDKNEPIITNRATTRFLPGISIGAKAGYNYYPKLKKSNSYFVGATVSPYRSYRWYWQVEWLNNMHFYDDEIISTEKNIGLQASQGLERISVSKKNESVNWEVPVLVRCNVNNYFGLGAGVQGDFQLYKKQETTILTEHFSDETKAELLSSKIDKNRDTESFGNLSHGYLVEITGGFSRIGPSVGARYVFNQTARENYWQFYAIWKF, encoded by the coding sequence ATGAGAAAATGTGATATTCTTTTTTGGTTGTTATTTTTGCCAATAGTATTATTTGCTCAAGATTTTTTGAAAAAAGATACAGTTTCGAACTTGGCTGTTATTAAGTATAAAGTTAAAGGAAATCAATTAAATTTTACGCCAGAAGCACCTCTTTTAAATCAAGTTTCAGGAGCTCCTAAAGCTTTTTACTCCTATTTTTGGGAATTTGGTGATGGCCATTATAGTAAAAAGAAAACACCTGTACATATTTATGAAAAAAAAGGGAACTATAAAGTAAAGTTATGGGTAACAAATCATTATGATTCAGGAAAACCACCAGCTACAAGACCTCAGACGATTAGTATAAGCAAAATATTTAAAGAGGGGATTGATATAGCGTCAATGTCGGATGATTTTAAGATTCAAAAAAATAGAGAACCAATTCCAGAAGAAAAAATGGTTGTTACTATGAGTTATAAAAACACAAAGAACTACGTAACGAGCGGAAAATTATTTTTTTTTTATAATGAGCATAAATATAAGGATAATAATTTTGAAATTATAAATACAAGAACTCATTACAATGAAAAAAAAGAGGAAGAAATAGAAGCAATAGTATATGCTAATGATGTTGATAAACAAGAAAAGTTATATGCTTCGTTACTTAATGAGGTAGAAGAATACCCTATTCAAGTTTTAGATTCTACTAGAACAGATTTATTAAAAACAATAGAAGAATCTAAAAATTATTACAAAAATTGGAGCATTTTTAATTTTGATCAAATGAATTCTAATGACGAGCGAAATATATTTTTTACATTAAAAACAACTCCCGAAATGTTAAAAGATACAAGTGCTATTATATCAATAAGAGGTGTATATGTACCTGATTCTAGTTATAAAAATCATAAGGTAAAAGAGATGGAAATGGAAATAGTTACTTCTCATGACCCTAATAAAATGTCATCTAACGGAACATTTTTAAATTATAGATTAGTTCGTTTTAAAACTTTAAAGTATAAAATTAGATTTCAGAATGATGGAGAAGGGCCTGCAAAAACAATAAGATTAGAAACAGATATTCCAAGGATGTTAGATAAGTCTACAATAAAAGTTTTAGATATGTATCCGAAATGTGAAATTTGCCCTAAAAAGAAAGTAAATTATAGTTGTTTAGACACTATGTTTACTAAAGAGCAAATTATTTTTACATTTAGAAATATTTATTTACCAGGCAGTAATCAAAAAAATATTAAGGAAAAAGATTCAACAAAAGGGTTCGTGAAGTATAGTGTTAAGTTTGATAAAGATTTTCACAAGAAAAAAACAAGTAGTGGTACTGCAATTATTTTTGATAAAAATGAACCGATTATTACGAATAGAGCTACTACGCGGTTTTTACCTGGAATATCTATTGGCGCTAAAGCAGGATATAATTATTATCCAAAATTAAAAAAATCAAATAGTTATTTTGTCGGAGCAACTGTTTCTCCATATAGATCATATCGATGGTATTGGCAGGTAGAATGGTTAAATAACATGCACTTTTATGATGATGAAATTATAAGTACTGAAAAAAATATTGGGTTACAAGCATCGCAAGGACTAGAACGTATATCTGTTAGTAAAAAAAACGAGAGTGTAAATTGGGAAGTACCTGTTTTGGTTAGGTGTAATGTAAATAATTACTTTGGTTTAGGAGCTGGTGTTCAAGGGGATTTTCAGTTGTATAAAAAACAAGAAACTACAATTTTAACTGAGCATTTTAGTGATGAAACAAAAGCAGAGCTATTAAGTTCTAAAATAGATAAAAATAGAGATACAGAATCATTTGGTAATTTAAGTCATGGTTATTTGGTTGAAATTACAGGAGGGTTTTCTAGAATAGGTCCGAGTGTTGGGGCACGATATGTTTTTAATCAAACAGCAAGAGAAAATTATTGGCAGTTTTATGCAATATGGAAGTTTTAA
- a CDS encoding CHAT domain-containing protein translates to MKWKILLVFFYCVCVKAQNIEKEIYKALDDFSVNKNEKNLQILEEKEEEFVTKLVTQEEQLAFVILQCNKGYYLKENNKLEEAIFTYEKAWKRFSEKKLSNYNIIEYCLKPLGNLYTKTKDYTNAENSIKYYTFLAEKKGDVAQELSGIINLSKMYQTIGSHELVVKLIEIALKNKKISKEQKQKIEAIKITSLIFLNKKGSLSLFKQTAFFTEQSKENKYYTHYKIALKNKDYKEAFRNFYLVKNHSIKKEYSRREKAKILVEEAQLCFLLKNNKKAKESLNKALRVFFPNKKNVIEEMLFAENTFIDVFDLYALLEFDEEKAIDNYLKSFYVANMLEKRLTSQESKIIHQVEKRSRSEKCIELLLNKYKNTLNENYLRRAFLFAESGKSNILKEKESKKRLLKKYRNDSLLLREEKLTKKKEKLTSQLIKEQLTKSRASVIHQFNKQLNNISINLKELHLKIEKKYSLSKNNLIQSLQNKLTKNTMLIEYFYGEQAIYQFVITKASIKVNEIDINIEKQVLDYVRFFNSSSRINNNINKFSTQAFSVYKALKFNEALSYENVYLITDGLLNFIPFETLLIEQTNEEVFSKMPFVVKNQNIVYNSSSEFYLKEEELVEKSKLLGVFPVFLKTNSELKYSIDEAEYVNKIKNSTILMKEEAKKDFFLGKVTQYNMLHFSTHASSGDFVKPACLQFYDKELTLNELYSLNLTTKLVVLSACETGVGKLEKGEGAMSIARGFRYAGAENVLFTLWKINDKATSILMKTFYEYYDKYQSVSYANQQSKIEYLKNENIVNSKKSPYYWGSFVYYGTGSQSEISNNSILYVLTVFFSLIVIYLSFKYIKRQK, encoded by the coding sequence ATGAAGTGGAAGATTCTTTTAGTGTTTTTTTATTGTGTTTGTGTAAAAGCTCAAAATATTGAAAAAGAGATTTATAAAGCATTAGATGATTTTAGTGTAAATAAAAATGAAAAAAACCTTCAAATTTTAGAGGAGAAAGAAGAAGAGTTTGTTACTAAGTTAGTAACTCAAGAAGAACAATTGGCTTTCGTTATCTTACAGTGTAATAAAGGGTATTATCTCAAAGAAAACAACAAATTAGAAGAAGCAATTTTCACCTATGAAAAAGCATGGAAAAGGTTTTCTGAAAAAAAATTAAGCAACTACAATATTATAGAATACTGCTTAAAGCCATTAGGAAACTTATACACTAAAACAAAAGATTATACGAATGCAGAAAATAGTATTAAATATTATACTTTTTTAGCAGAAAAAAAAGGAGATGTAGCGCAAGAACTTTCAGGTATTATTAATCTTTCTAAAATGTATCAAACTATAGGAAGTCATGAATTGGTAGTTAAACTCATAGAAATTGCTTTAAAAAATAAAAAAATAAGTAAAGAGCAAAAGCAAAAAATAGAAGCAATAAAAATTACAAGTCTTATTTTTTTAAATAAAAAAGGTAGTTTAAGTTTATTTAAACAAACAGCTTTTTTTACTGAGCAAAGCAAAGAGAATAAATATTATACACATTATAAAATAGCATTAAAAAACAAAGACTATAAAGAGGCTTTTCGTAATTTTTATTTAGTAAAAAATCATTCGATTAAGAAGGAATATTCTAGAAGAGAAAAAGCTAAAATTTTAGTAGAAGAAGCACAATTGTGTTTTTTACTTAAAAATAATAAAAAAGCAAAAGAAAGCTTGAATAAAGCACTTCGAGTTTTTTTTCCAAACAAAAAAAATGTTATAGAAGAAATGCTTTTTGCAGAAAATACTTTTATTGATGTGTTTGATTTATATGCGTTATTAGAATTTGATGAAGAAAAAGCAATCGATAATTACCTGAAAAGTTTTTATGTCGCAAATATGTTAGAAAAAAGACTAACCTCTCAGGAGTCAAAAATCATTCATCAAGTAGAGAAAAGAAGTCGTAGTGAGAAATGTATAGAACTTCTTTTAAATAAATACAAAAACACCTTAAATGAAAACTATTTAAGAAGAGCTTTCTTGTTTGCAGAAAGCGGTAAGTCTAATATTTTAAAAGAGAAAGAAAGTAAAAAACGTCTTTTAAAAAAATATAGAAATGACAGTTTGTTATTAAGGGAAGAAAAACTGACAAAGAAAAAAGAAAAACTGACTTCTCAATTAATAAAAGAGCAATTAACAAAATCAAGAGCTTCTGTAATTCATCAATTTAATAAGCAATTAAATAACATAAGTATTAATTTAAAAGAGCTTCATTTAAAAATAGAAAAAAAATATAGTTTAAGTAAGAATAATCTAATTCAAAGTTTACAGAATAAACTTACAAAAAATACAATGCTTATAGAGTATTTTTATGGTGAACAGGCTATTTATCAATTTGTTATTACAAAGGCTTCTATTAAAGTAAATGAAATAGATATTAATATTGAAAAACAGGTGTTAGATTATGTTCGCTTTTTCAACTCTTCATCAAGAATTAATAATAATATAAATAAATTTTCGACTCAAGCATTTTCTGTATATAAAGCTTTAAAGTTTAATGAAGCTTTAAGTTACGAAAATGTGTATTTAATTACAGATGGATTACTTAATTTTATTCCATTTGAAACTCTCTTAATAGAGCAAACAAATGAAGAGGTCTTTTCAAAGATGCCTTTTGTTGTGAAAAATCAAAATATTGTTTACAATTCTAGTTCTGAATTTTATTTAAAAGAGGAAGAATTAGTAGAGAAGTCAAAACTGTTAGGAGTATTTCCTGTCTTTCTTAAAACTAACAGTGAACTAAAATATTCGATAGATGAAGCTGAGTATGTTAACAAAATAAAAAACTCAACCATTTTAATGAAAGAGGAGGCTAAAAAAGATTTTTTTTTAGGGAAAGTAACTCAATATAATATGTTGCATTTTTCTACTCATGCTAGTAGCGGTGATTTTGTAAAACCAGCATGTCTACAGTTTTATGATAAGGAGTTAACTTTAAATGAATTGTATAGTTTAAATTTAACAACAAAGTTAGTTGTTTTAAGTGCTTGCGAAACAGGTGTTGGGAAGTTAGAGAAAGGAGAGGGAGCGATGAGTATTGCGAGAGGGTTTCGATATGCAGGAGCTGAAAATGTATTGTTTACGTTATGGAAAATAAATGATAAAGCTACTTCCATTTTAATGAAAACGTTTTATGAATATTATGATAAATACCAATCTGTTTCATATGCAAACCAGCAATCTAAAATTGAATACCTTAAAAATGAAAATATAGTAAATAGTAAAAAATCCCCTTATTATTGGGGTAGTTTTGTTTATTACGGAACAGGAAGTCAGTCTGAAATATCAAATAACTCTATTCTCTATGTTTTAACAGTGTTTTTTTCTTTAATTGTAATATATTTATCTTTTAAATATATAAAGAGACAAAAATGA
- a CDS encoding PspC family transcriptional regulator — MKLIHSVRHFFERHGFAVSSRLADKLGMRATNVRLFFIYISFVTIGLTFGLYLTLAFLLRLKDMIYTKRTSVFDL; from the coding sequence ATGAAACTCATCCATTCTGTACGCCATTTTTTTGAACGTCATGGTTTTGCTGTGTCATCTAGATTAGCCGATAAATTAGGTATGCGAGCAACAAATGTGCGCTTGTTTTTTATTTATATATCGTTTGTAACAATAGGTTTAACGTTTGGTTTATATTTAACCTTGGCATTTTTATTAAGACTAAAAGATATGATTTACACTAAAAGAACTTCTGTTTTTGATTTATGA
- a CDS encoding TrkA family potassium uptake protein, whose protein sequence is MIKKVFKSRLYKAIFFSILILSIGVGGYLILFDYSFIDALYMTIITITTIGFGEVHPFGTGEKIFTIGLILSSLFIFGYAVSSFSEYLISGQFFHQLKIKKVQKKIEKLKGHTIVCGYGRNGKQAISKLNSYKKDFVVVEKHEDVIKQLDEKGVLNIEGDATTDEALIKAGILNADYLITVLPSDADNLFVVLTASQLNKKCKIISRASKETSYSKLKIAGADNVIMPDKLGGAHMASLVVTPDVIEFVDRLTIEGDTTANLEEIAIDNLPEEYLNRTILDLDLRKKTGCTVIGYRTPDKEYLINPDASVELTAGANLIVLGRPEQIVKLRELF, encoded by the coding sequence ATGATAAAAAAAGTATTTAAATCAAGATTATATAAAGCAATTTTCTTTTCTATATTAATTTTATCAATAGGGGTAGGTGGGTATTTAATATTGTTCGATTATTCTTTTATCGACGCATTATATATGACAATAATAACCATTACTACTATTGGTTTTGGAGAAGTTCATCCGTTTGGTACTGGAGAAAAAATATTTACAATAGGTTTAATATTATCTAGCTTATTTATATTTGGATACGCCGTATCATCATTTTCCGAATATTTAATAAGCGGGCAATTTTTTCATCAATTAAAAATAAAAAAAGTGCAAAAAAAAATAGAAAAGTTAAAAGGACATACTATTGTTTGCGGTTATGGTAGAAACGGTAAACAGGCTATATCAAAATTAAATAGTTATAAGAAAGATTTTGTGGTTGTAGAAAAACATGAAGATGTTATTAAACAATTAGATGAAAAAGGAGTGCTGAATATTGAAGGAGATGCAACAACTGATGAGGCGTTAATAAAAGCAGGAATTTTAAATGCGGATTATTTAATTACAGTTTTACCTTCAGATGCTGATAATTTATTTGTGGTATTAACAGCAAGTCAGCTTAATAAAAAATGCAAGATAATAAGTAGAGCCTCTAAAGAAACTTCTTACAGTAAACTTAAAATAGCAGGAGCAGACAATGTAATTATGCCAGATAAATTAGGAGGAGCTCATATGGCATCTTTGGTTGTTACACCTGATGTTATTGAATTTGTTGATAGATTAACTATTGAAGGAGATACGACTGCAAATCTTGAAGAAATAGCAATAGACAATTTACCTGAAGAATATTTAAATAGAACAATTTTAGATTTAGATTTAAGAAAAAAAACAGGTTGTACAGTCATAGGTTACAGAACACCTGATAAAGAATATCTTATAAATCCTGATGCTTCTGTAGAGCTTACAGCTGGAGCAAACCTAATTGTTTTAGGGCGTCCTGAGCAAATAGTTAAATTAAGAGAGTTATTTTAA
- a CDS encoding SDR family oxidoreductase has translation MKNIVITGSNGLLGQTLVNLLLKEKQNYNVIGFSRGENRSGRNDFKYVSIDITDEEILVEKLREHSPDIIVNTAAMTNVDACEENKVACDKLNTDVVRHLKEYSEEKNTHLIHLSTDFIFDGENGPYKETDKPKPLNYYGLSKLKSENILTTSNIDYTILRTILVYGKVFDMTRSNIVLWVKKSLENKEQITIVNDQYRMPTYVVDLALACKLSIDTKTTGVFNISSNTLLSIYEIAKQVADVFNLDENLIKSISTTELNQKAIRPVKTGFNLTKTNKVLKFFPKSFKEDLQKFKEKLT, from the coding sequence ATGAAGAATATTGTTATAACAGGAAGTAACGGTTTATTGGGGCAAACTTTAGTGAATTTATTATTAAAAGAAAAACAAAATTATAATGTAATAGGTTTTTCTCGTGGAGAAAATAGAAGTGGAAGAAATGATTTTAAATATGTTTCTATTGATATTACTGATGAGGAAATACTAGTTGAGAAGTTAAGAGAGCACAGCCCTGATATTATTGTAAATACAGCAGCAATGACAAATGTTGATGCTTGTGAAGAGAATAAAGTAGCGTGTGATAAATTAAATACTGATGTAGTTCGACATTTAAAAGAATATTCTGAAGAAAAAAACACACATTTAATTCATCTGTCTACTGATTTTATTTTTGATGGTGAAAATGGTCCTTATAAGGAAACAGACAAACCGAAACCATTAAATTATTATGGATTGTCTAAGTTAAAATCAGAAAATATTTTAACTACATCTAATATAGACTATACTATTCTTAGAACTATCTTGGTCTACGGAAAAGTTTTTGATATGACACGTAGTAATATTGTATTATGGGTAAAGAAATCTTTAGAAAATAAAGAGCAGATTACGATAGTTAATGATCAGTATCGTATGCCAACATATGTTGTAGATTTAGCATTAGCCTGTAAGTTATCTATTGATACTAAAACTACTGGTGTTTTTAATATTTCATCAAATACATTATTAAGTATTTATGAAATAGCAAAACAGGTAGCTGATGTTTTTAATTTAGATGAGAATTTAATAAAATCAATTTCTACAACGGAATTAAACCAAAAAGCAATTCGACCAGTTAAAACGGGATTTAATTTAACGAAAACAAATAAGGTATTAAAATTTTTCCCAAAATCATTTAAAGAAGATTTACAAAAATTTAAAGAAAAGCTAACTTAA